GATAAGAAGTGTAGGTGCCAGGATGGTCTCATTTGATGACCTGCGCCCTGATGAAGTGGCGCCGTCCCTGCCCAATGAAAAAATTCTTTCTAATGTCCAAGGGTATAACGGATTTTTTAGCCTGGAAAGGAGTAAAAAATGAGAGCAGGAATAACTGAACTGGCCACAAGGCTTCGTAACCGCGAAATTTCCGCGGTAGAGCTAACAAAAGCATATATCGATGCCATTGAAAAACTGAATCCAACCCTGAATGCCTATGTGCATTTGACCTTTGATACCGCCATGAAAGCTGCCCGGCAGGCTGACCAAATGCTGAAAGAGGGCGATGCACCGCTGCTCTGCGGCATCCCCATGGCCCTGAAGGACAATATTTGTACTGACGGACTTACTACCACATGCTGTTCCAAAATCCTGCAAGACTTTAAGCCTTATTATGATGCTACCGTCTGGGAGAAGCTGAAATCCCAAGGTGCAGTGCTTCTGGGCAAGACTAACATGGATGAGTTTGCCATGGGAAGCACCTCAGAAACCAGCTGCTACGGGGCGCCATTAAATCCCAGAAATACGAATTATGTTACTGGCGGTTCTTCGGGGGGATCGGCTGCAGTCGTTGGTGCCAATCTTGCGGCATACAGCCTGGGCTCGGATACGGGCGGTTCCATCCGTCAGCCGGCCTCTTTCTGCGGTGTTGTAGGACTTAAACCTACCTATGGTGCAGTATCCCGCTATGGGCTCATCGCTTACGGCAGTTCTCTGGACCAGATCGGACCCATGACCAATAGTGTGAAGGACGCTGCAATCGTTTTCGACGCAATTAAAGGCGGCGATAAACGGGATCAGACCAGTGTGGAGTATGAATATGGTTCTTCTCTGGCCGAATGTATGGATCGGGATATCAAGGGCATGCGCATCGGTGTTGCGGAAGAGTTCTTTAGCGGAATCAATCCTGAGATCAAATCAAAGATTGAGGAAGCCATAAAGTTGTTTGAAAGAAACGGAGCTGTGATAGAAAATATCAGTCTTCCGGCTTTGAAACTTGCGCTTCCGGTATATTACATTATCGCCTGTGCTGAAGCCTCCTCCAACCTCGGACGATATGACGGCATCCGTTATGGCTATCGAACATCCTCTTATACCAGCATTGAAGACATGATTGTCAAAACCAGAAGCGAAGGGTTCGGCGATGAAGTTAAACGCCGCATTATGCTGGGAACCTATGTGTTGTCTAGCGGTTATTATGATGCTTACTATAAGAAAGCTTGCCTGATTCGTGAAGAGATTAATCGGGAATTTTATACCGTCTTTGAAAAATGTGACGTGCTTATTGCTCCTACGGCGCCTAATACAGCATTCCCTCTAAACTGCAAAGGGGCAAGCCCGGTTGAGATGTATTTGTCGGATATCTGTACTGTGCCCGTTAATATTGCAGGGGTTCCGGCCATTTCAGTTCCTTGTGGGGAGGATGCTAAAGGGCTTCCTGTCGGCATGCAGATCATCGGCAGAAGGTTTGGCGAGGCAACGATTCTTCAAGCGGCTCATTTTTATGAACAAAGCGCCGGAAAAGTGATTGGCACTTACGAAGGAGGTGTCGGGATATGAATTATGAAATAGTCTGCGGCATAGAAACCCATATTGAACTGGCAACCAAAACCAAGATTTTCTGCGGTTGCACCACCGAATTTGGAGGAGAGCCCAACACCCATTGCTGTCCTGTTTGCACCGGCCAGCCTGGGGCCCTTCCAATTCTCAACCAGAAAGTAGTGGAATATGCCATTAAAGCCGGTTTGGCGCTGAACTGCAAAATCAATACCAAATCCCATATGGACCGAAAAAATTATGTATATCCCGATTTGCCCAAAGCCTATCAGATTTCGCAATATGATGAGCCCCTCTGTGAAAAGGGTTATATCGAGCTGGACAGCGGCAAACGTATCGGCATTACCCGCATTCATATCGAGGAGGATGCCGGAAAACTCATCCATGAGAACGGAGAAACCTATATTGATTATAACCGTGGCGGTGTTCCACTGATTGAGATCGTTTCTGAGCCCGACATTTCTTCTGACGAAGAGGCAAGAGAGTATGCCGAAAAGCTGCAGCTGATTATGCGCTATATCGGAATATCTGACTGTAAGATGCAGGAAGGCTCCATGCGCTGCGATGTCAATCTTTCGCTGCGAAAGCCAGGGGATTCTCGTTTCGGCGTGAGAACCGAAATCAAGAATATCAACTCCCTAAGTTTCATTCAAAAGGCCATCATAGCCGAGGTAGAAAGGCAGACTGATATTCTGGATGGGGGAGGAACCATTGTTCAGCAGACCATGCGTTACGATGAAGGAACCAATAGCGTCAGCCCTATGCGTGATAAGGAAAACTCCGATGATTACCGCTATTTCCCTGATCCCGATATTCTGAGATTCAGTATCGATGATGAGAAGGTAGAAGAAATTCGCTCATCTTTGCCCGAGCTTCCCTTTGACAAGCTCAAACGATACGTAAATGTTCTTGGGCTTCCTGAAGCCACAGCCAAACAGATCTTTAGGTACAGAAAGGTAGCTGAATTTTTCGAAGGCGCGCTGGCTGAGGGCGCAAGCGTTAAGAATACGGCGAACTTGATTGTAGGCACCATTTTTTCCACTATGGAAACCGAGGAGGAAAAGGAATTATTCGCCATCAGGATTTCCGCTGCGCAGTTTGCCGTGCTTGTAAAGCTCGCTGATGAGAAAAAAATCAACATTGGAGTTGCCCAGAGTACCTTGCAAAAGATGCTGGAAAGCGGCAAATCGGTAGAGGAATTTATTAAGCCGGAGGATCTTGTGGGTATCTCCGATGAGGTGCTTGAAAGCTTATGCAAGGAAGCTATCGATGCCAATCCCAAGGCGCTAGCCGATGTCAGAAGCGGTAAGGACAAAGCCATCAATACGATGTTTGGCTATATTATGAAGAAAACCGGTGGGAAGGCAGATATTCGTAAGGCTGAAGACTTGTTGCGAAAATTGATCGGACAATAAAAATACAGGATGATGTAGATAAATAGCGTTTTATCAGAAAAAAGGCGTTTCACTTAAAGAGTGGAACGTCTTTTTGTGTTTAAGAATACTACCTGCTGTGCAGGTAGTTCTGAAAAGCTTTTAGCGGTAAGTATGACATAAAAAACCTCCTTTTGTTACAATAGAATTGGTTTCGCCAGCCAATCTAAAAACAAAAGGAGGTCATCCACATGGATGAAAATAGTTTATCACACACCAAATGGGATTGCAAATATCATATAGTATTTGCACCA
The genomic region above belongs to Defluviitalea saccharophila and contains:
- the gatA gene encoding Asp-tRNA(Asn)/Glu-tRNA(Gln) amidotransferase subunit GatA, whose amino-acid sequence is MRAGITELATRLRNREISAVELTKAYIDAIEKLNPTLNAYVHLTFDTAMKAARQADQMLKEGDAPLLCGIPMALKDNICTDGLTTTCCSKILQDFKPYYDATVWEKLKSQGAVLLGKTNMDEFAMGSTSETSCYGAPLNPRNTNYVTGGSSGGSAAVVGANLAAYSLGSDTGGSIRQPASFCGVVGLKPTYGAVSRYGLIAYGSSLDQIGPMTNSVKDAAIVFDAIKGGDKRDQTSVEYEYGSSLAECMDRDIKGMRIGVAEEFFSGINPEIKSKIEEAIKLFERNGAVIENISLPALKLALPVYYIIACAEASSNLGRYDGIRYGYRTSSYTSIEDMIVKTRSEGFGDEVKRRIMLGTYVLSSGYYDAYYKKACLIREEINREFYTVFEKCDVLIAPTAPNTAFPLNCKGASPVEMYLSDICTVPVNIAGVPAISVPCGEDAKGLPVGMQIIGRRFGEATILQAAHFYEQSAGKVIGTYEGGVGI
- the gatB gene encoding Asp-tRNA(Asn)/Glu-tRNA(Gln) amidotransferase subunit GatB; translated protein: MNYEIVCGIETHIELATKTKIFCGCTTEFGGEPNTHCCPVCTGQPGALPILNQKVVEYAIKAGLALNCKINTKSHMDRKNYVYPDLPKAYQISQYDEPLCEKGYIELDSGKRIGITRIHIEEDAGKLIHENGETYIDYNRGGVPLIEIVSEPDISSDEEAREYAEKLQLIMRYIGISDCKMQEGSMRCDVNLSLRKPGDSRFGVRTEIKNINSLSFIQKAIIAEVERQTDILDGGGTIVQQTMRYDEGTNSVSPMRDKENSDDYRYFPDPDILRFSIDDEKVEEIRSSLPELPFDKLKRYVNVLGLPEATAKQIFRYRKVAEFFEGALAEGASVKNTANLIVGTIFSTMETEEEKELFAIRISAAQFAVLVKLADEKKINIGVAQSTLQKMLESGKSVEEFIKPEDLVGISDEVLESLCKEAIDANPKALADVRSGKDKAINTMFGYIMKKTGGKADIRKAEDLLRKLIGQ